The Dendropsophus ebraccatus isolate aDenEbr1 chromosome 3, aDenEbr1.pat, whole genome shotgun sequence genome includes a region encoding these proteins:
- the LOC138786802 gene encoding oocyte zinc finger protein XlCOF22-like, producing the protein MFKLLLLGNKRNGVFSFADDSTRSSGGHQISSEDHITQDTYEEPSTIPDTPSCFSHKKNLTGETACFAKKQKLVIHQRSHTGEKPFSCSDCGKCFAKKQKLVIHQRSHTGEKPFSCSDCGKCFNDQSNLLRHQRIHTGEKPFSCSECGKGFTHKKNLLCHQRTHTGEKPFPCSECGKCFAHKSALVSHQRTHTGEKPFSCSECGKYFTQKSVLVTHQRTHTGEKPFSCSDCGKCFTQKTELVRHQRTHTGEKPFSCWECGRFFSDKYLFATHQRNHTGEKPFSCLDCGKCFTWKSSLYKHQRTHKREKPLSCS; encoded by the coding sequence atgtttaagcttctattactgggaaataagagaaatggtgttttctcctttgcagatgattctaccaggagctcagggggacatcagatctcctcagaggatcatatcacacaagatacatatgaggagccgtccactatcccagatacaccctcatgCTTTagccacaaaaaaaatcttacagGAGAGACGGCATGTTTTGCTAAGAAACAAAAGCTTGTTATCCAtcaaagaagtcacacaggggagaagccattttcatgttcagattgtgggaaatgttttgctaagAAACAAAAGCTTGTTATCCAtcaaagaagtcacacaggggagaagccattttcatgttcagattgtgggaaatgttttaatgacCAATCAAATCTTCTtcgccatcaaagaattcacacaggggagaagccattttcatgttcagaatgtgggaaaggttttactcataaaaaaaatcttctttgtcatcaaagaactcacacaggggagaaaccttttccatgttcagagtgtggaaaatgtttcGCTCATAAATCAGCTCTTGTttcgcatcagagaactcacacaggggagaaacctttttcatgttcggaatgtgggaaatattttactcagaaatcagttcttgttacgcatcagagaacgcacacaggggagaagccattttcatgttcagattgtggaaaatgttttactcagaaaacaGAACTTGTTAGGCATCAAAGaacccacacaggggagaagccattttcatgttggGAATGTGGAAGGTTTTTTTCTGATAAATACCTCTTTGCTACACATCAGAGaaatcacacaggggagaagccattttcatgtttagattgtgggaaatgttttacttggaaatcaaGTCTTTataaacatcaaagaactcacaaaaGGGAGAAGCCATTGTCTTGCTCATAA